From Pedobacter indicus, a single genomic window includes:
- a CDS encoding DUF4185 domain-containing protein: protein MRYILVSILLCRVFVGFSQDPVLLHKDSAAFQLNYRVEAAGDWDLLFKRNHGWFGGDGIYSIPMNGIETQGREEEIKTLFIFSDTMFGDIREGELQPGSKMVNNSVAILTGRQPRNTNMLFYGDDQPVDSTSTLFAPKTVQSKEGEYYWLGDGFVNQALDFTTYIFGYRIRNTGAKVFGFEEVGNTLIAIPKGSAPPFSDYRQFDTPLYVSKDDNQQKGSFGAGILVNTELAGVPNPDGFIYVYGVMGSEKKVLVARVRPEDFEAFEQWRYWDGTKWDADINGATEIVDSASNELSVSPLDDGRYVMVFQKDGIGSSVGLRVGLSPVGPFGPIHEIWQCPEPAANKNYFVYNAKAHPHLSEKGELLISYNVNSFDFLKDLNLDPQLYRPRFIRIKFDQ from the coding sequence ATGAGATATATTTTAGTATCAATTCTTTTATGCAGGGTCTTTGTGGGTTTTTCACAAGACCCTGTTTTGCTTCATAAAGATTCGGCTGCCTTTCAATTGAACTATCGAGTTGAAGCTGCCGGGGATTGGGATCTGCTTTTTAAGCGGAATCACGGCTGGTTTGGTGGTGACGGAATTTACAGCATTCCGATGAATGGAATTGAGACGCAGGGACGTGAAGAAGAAATTAAAACCCTCTTCATATTTAGCGATACCATGTTTGGAGATATCAGAGAGGGAGAATTGCAGCCTGGATCGAAAATGGTGAATAACTCAGTGGCAATCTTGACGGGAAGACAGCCCCGGAATACCAATATGCTGTTTTACGGAGATGATCAGCCAGTCGATTCGACAAGCACGCTGTTTGCGCCGAAAACAGTTCAATCTAAGGAAGGAGAATACTATTGGCTGGGCGATGGTTTCGTAAATCAGGCGCTCGACTTTACTACGTATATTTTTGGCTACCGTATACGAAATACCGGTGCAAAGGTATTTGGTTTTGAAGAAGTAGGCAATACCTTGATTGCTATTCCAAAGGGTAGTGCGCCCCCATTTAGTGACTATCGGCAATTTGATACCCCTTTATATGTCAGTAAGGATGATAATCAGCAAAAGGGATCCTTTGGGGCCGGCATCTTAGTCAATACCGAATTAGCTGGTGTCCCTAATCCTGATGGATTTATTTATGTCTATGGCGTTATGGGATCTGAAAAGAAAGTCTTGGTTGCACGTGTGCGTCCAGAAGATTTTGAAGCCTTCGAGCAATGGAGGTATTGGGACGGAACAAAATGGGATGCTGATATAAACGGTGCTACTGAGATTGTCGACAGCGCTTCGAACGAGCTTAGTGTCAGTCCGCTTGATGATGGCCGTTACGTCATGGTTTTTCAGAAGGATGGCATTGGCTCTTCCGTTGGGCTGCGTGTAGGGCTTAGTCCGGTGGGGCCATTCGGTCCCATTCATGAGATCTGGCAATGCCCTGAGCCCGCAGCAAATAAAAATTATTTTGTATATAACGCAAAGGCTCATCCGCATTTATCGGAAAAAGGAGAGCTTCTTATCAGCTATAATGTAAATTCATTTGACTTTTTAAAGGACCTGAATTTAGATCCACAGCTATATCGACCTCGTTTTATTCGTATTAAATTTGATCAGTGA